In the Erythrolamprus reginae isolate rEryReg1 chromosome 13, rEryReg1.hap1, whole genome shotgun sequence genome, one interval contains:
- the LOC139175511 gene encoding acyl-coenzyme A thioesterase THEM4-like produces the protein MHCVLRSINQRVKGWAIRMPRLETTMKELLVQPPRMVLRRTSTQEPHQPLKDFGLPNPSWSREMMDQFEKFTKMSEDGSWQRMPSYNNYVDSLPVHRKLAYKPRKHEDACLFVRNMATEGRGFEFAMFYNGSERRMVVLLQPGSHLEGVNGFMHGGAVAAILDHTFASCGICAFGLIMTANLSVNYKSPIPLGSVVLVEAKVEKVEEKKVFLSGCVQSPDAENLHAEATALLIHLGAKTSSPPQRFPRPQL, from the exons ATGCATTGTGTTTTGAGGAGCATCAACCAGAGGGTCAAAGGATGGGCCATCAGGATGCCTCGCCTGGAAACAACAATGAAAGAACTCTTGGTGCAGCCTCCTCGCATGGTGCTAAGAAGGACCTCCACA cAAGAGCCCCACCAGCCTCTCAAAGACTTTGGCCTTCCCAACCCAAGTTGGAGCCGAGAGATGATGGACCAGTTTGAGAAGTTCACGAAGATGTCCGAGGACGGATCCTGGCAACGCATGCCGAGTTATAACAACTACGTAGACAGCTTGCCAG TTCACAGAAAATTGGCCTACAAGCCGAGGAAGCACGAAGACGCCTGCTTGTTCGTCCGCAACATGGCTACCGAAGGCCGCGGGTTCGAGTTTGCCATGTTTTACAACGGCTCGGAGAGGCGGATGGTGGTCCTGCTCCAACCCGGATCGCATTTGGAAGGGGTGAACGG ATTCATGCATGGCGGGGCCGTGGCAGCCATCCTGGATCACACCTTTGCGAGTTGCGGCATCTGCGCCTTCGGCCTCATCATGACCGCCAACCTCTCCGTCAACTACAAGAG CCCCATCCCGCTGGGCTCCGTGGTCCTGGTGGAAGCCAAGGTGGAAAAAGTCGAAGAAAAGAAGGTGTTCCTCTCCGGGTGCGTGCAGAGCCCCGACGCCGAAAACCTTCACGCGGAAGCTACAG CTCTCTTGATCCACCTGGGCGCGAAGACTTCTTCTCCTCCGCAACGATTCCCGAGACCTCAACTTTGA
- the C2CD4D gene encoding C2 calcium-dependent domain-containing protein 4D: MFSKRKTRNVQPTCPNVLTPDTIPSFFIPPNLTTLRGRRAAGTHNLIEVPISPVKNEGVAVQARHRARAQLPSTPATIQLPTPRDLGCLPESPNTWRRESLFHSRPRRGHVGWFASPRARPLSQHTPGLDSDTASSAENSPYNSPVPTRPLSSLLPCHNYGHRRRLACRSPHTLHPGSFSTEETSSTDTSPCCLRREADPPWISPGAWPLAPLFPLDLIRCRQRLTKEVTLTVSQGGQLRLSSEYLQPPGSLRVRLVSAEGFYPPQGSPRHIHCCVALRLRPGPGQRQRSAIIKRTRNPIFNEDFFFEGVTPEELPHRSLRLKVINKACSLRRDIVLGECDVPLDSLLP, from the coding sequence ATGTTCTCCAAGCGAAAAACCCGCAACGTCCAGCCCACGTGCCCCAACGTGCTGACCCCCGACACCATCCCCTCCTTTTTCATCCCACCCAACCTCACCACCCTCCGAGGGCGGCGTGCAGCAGGGACCCACAATCTGATCGAGGTGCCAATCTCACCGGTCAAAAATGAGGGCGTGGCGGTGCAGGCACGACACCGGGCCCGCGCGCAACTTCCAAGCACTCCCGCCACGATCCAGCTGCCGACGCCGAGAGACTTGGGCTGCCTGCCCGAAAGCCCCAACACCTGGCGTCGGGAATCGCTGTTCCACAGCCGACCCCGCCGAGGGCACGTCGGCTGGTTCGCCTCTCCACGGGCGAGGCCCCTATCGCAGCACACTCCGGGCCTGGATAGCGACACCGCCTCCTCTGCGGAAAACTCCCCGTATAATTCCCCCGTGCCCACACGCCCTCTCAGCAGTCTCCTTCCGTGCCACAACTATGGGCATCGGCGGCGGTTGGCATGCCGCTCTCCGCACACCCTGCATCCCGGCTCCTTCTCCACTGAGGAGACGAGCTCCACGGACACAAGCCCCTGCTGCCTGCGCCGCGAAGCCGATCCTCCGTGGATCTCTCCAGGCGCTTGGCCCCTGGCGCCCCTGTTCCCCCTGGACTTGATCCGCTGCCGCCAGCGCCTGACCAAAGAGGTGACGCTGACGGTTAGCCAAGGCGGTCAGCTGCGCCTGTCCAGCGAGTACCTCCAGCCACCGGGCAGCCTGAGGGTACGCCTGGTGAGCGCCGAAGGCTTCTACCCGCCGCAGGGGAGCCCTCGACACATTCACTGCTGCGTGGCGTTGCGGCTTCGGCCCGGCCCGGGTCAAAGGCAGCGCAGTGCCATCATCAAGCGGACCCGCAACCCCATCTTCAACGAGGACTTCTTCTTCGAGGGGGTGACCCCCGAGGAGTTACCTCACCGCAGCCTCCGGTTGAAAGTCATCAACAAAGCTTGCAGTCTGCGGCGTGACATCGTGTTGGGCGAGTGTGACGTCCCACTGGATTCCCTTCTGCCCTGA